Proteins co-encoded in one Brassica oleracea var. oleracea cultivar TO1000 chromosome C4, BOL, whole genome shotgun sequence genomic window:
- the LOC106338489 gene encoding uncharacterized protein LOC106338489: MGVDLDDIKPSYRTLTGFNGSSETILGTIRLPVRTCGVTRTVKFAVVSTKAPYHAILGTPWMHSMQAIPSSYHQCVKFPGTDGKIKTLRGYQKAARGLLVATVKLQRLSLSINSISPPTTKVCSQEGEVLELPIDDTDPSRTARIGAYLSEDMRQSVLNFLKKNVSTFAWSKAINEEVDRLLGAGSIAEVRYPEWLANLVVIKKKNEKWRVCVDFTDLNKVCPKDSYPLPNIDRLAESAAGNEMLTFMDAFSGYNQIMMHPDDHEKTAFITDRGTYCYKVMPFGLKNA, encoded by the exons ATGGGAGTCGATCTAGACGACATAAAACCGTCCTACAGAACATTAACCGGCTTCAACGGATCCTCTGAAACAATACTGGGAACAATCCGTCTTCCGGTACGCACATGTGGAGTCACTCGAACTGTTAAGTTTGCTGTTGTAAGCACGAAGGCCCCTTACCACGCTATACTTGGAACCCCCTGGATGCACTCAATGCAGGCTATTCCATCTAGTTATCATCAGTGTGTCAAGTTCCCTGGTACTGACGGAAAAATCAAAACATTACGAGGATATCAAAAAGCCGCTAGGGGGCTCCTAGTCGCCACAGTCAAACTCCAACGATTGTCTCTATCCATTAACTCTATTTCTCCTCCAACCACTAAAGTCTGCTCCCAGGAAGGCGAAGTTCTCGAGTTACCTATTGACGATACCGATCCAAGCCGGACCGCAAGAATTGGTGCATATCTCTCTGAGGATATGCGGCAGTCAGTTCTCAACTTCCTCAAGAAGAATGTGTCCACATTCGCGTG GTCAAAGGCTATAAACGAAGAGGTCGACCGGTTACTCGGCGCTGGCTCAATTGCTGAGGTGCGCTACCCCGAGTGGTTAGCAAATCTAGTAGTCATTAAGAAGAAGAACGAGAAGTGGCGCGTTTGCGTCGACTTCACTGACTTAAATAAAGTCTGCCCAAAGGACAGCTATCCTCTCCCCAACATCGACCGTTTAGCCGAGTCCGCAGCTGGAAACGAGATGCTCACCTTCATGGACGCTTTCTCCGGGTACAACCAAATCATGATGCACCCCGACGATCACGAGAAGACGGCCTTTATCACAGATAGAGGAACCTACTGCTATAAGGTCATGCCATTCGGCTTGAAGAACGCATGA
- the LOC106339834 gene encoding uncharacterized protein LOC106339834, giving the protein MAFNAAMASPPPAAATNDVFKEHFGLRRSLSGQDLVVKAGGIRRSSSDNHLCCNNRIRAVSVRPGQGMKSSRSVGVFSFQISSSIIPSPIKTLLFETEDDKDSDDEPEVEPNLDGVKKANWVQRLLEIRRQWKKETKTENVNGDVVSEHENVTCGCEDREGCVADYENGDWERESFSKLLVRVSWSDAKQLSQLAYLCNVAYTIPEIKGEDLRRNYGLKFVTSSLEKKAKAALLREKLEQDSTRVPVVTSPESESEKPQQRSSSSSAYNIAASAASYIHSCKEVDSSDLSNPYKSAAAAQAAASTMTSVVAAGEDEKLEAARELQSLQSSPCEWFVCDDLSSYTRCFVIQGSDSLASWKANLFFEPTKFEDTDVLVHRGIYEAAKGIYEQFLPEITEHLSLHGDRARFQFTGHSLGGSLSLIVNLMLLSRGLVSSEAMKPVVTFGSPFVFCGGEKILEELGLDESHVHCVMMHRDIVPRAFSCNYPDHVALVLKRLNGTFRTHPCLNKNKLLYSPMGKVFILQPSESVSPTHPWLPPGNALYVLDKNNEDYSPTALRGFLNRPHPLETLSQRAAYGSEGSVLRDHDSKNYVKAVNGVIRQHTKLIVRKVRRQRRSTVWPVLTSAEPNSSVNDWSLTATEEIMTRA; this is encoded by the exons ATGGCGTTTAATGCGGCTATGGCGTCTCCACCCCCAGCGGCTGCTACCAACGACGTTTTCAAAGAGCATTTTGGCCTTCGTAGATCGTTGTCCGGTCAAGATCTCGTCGTGAAAGCTGGTGGTATACGTAGATCGAGTTCCGACAATCACTTGTGTTGTAACAACAGGATACGTGCTGTGTCTGTACGTCCTGGTCAGGGAATGAAAAGCAGCCGATCTGTAGGAGTGTTCTCGTTTCAAATATCGAGCTCTATAATCCCTAGTCCAATAAAAACATTGCTATTTGAAACTGAGGACGATAAAGATAGTGATGATGAGCCTGAGGTCGAGCCGAATCTTGATGGAGTCAAGAAAGCGAACTGGGTCCAGAGGTTGCTCGAGATAAGGAGACAGTGGAAGAAAGAGACAAAAACAGAGAATGTAAACGGTGATGTTGTGTCGGAGCATGAAAACGTTACGTGCGGTTGCGAAGATAGGGAAGGTTGCGTCGCGGATTACGAAAACGGCGATTGGGAACGCGAATCGTTTTCTAAGTTGCTTGTTAGGGTTTCTTGGTCTGACGCTAAACAGCTTTCTCAGTTAGCTTACTTGTGTAACGTGGCTTACACGATACCTGAGATCAAGGGTGAGGATTTGAGAAGAAACTACGGGTTAAAGTTTGTTACATCTTCACTAGAGAAGAAAGCCAAAGCAGCGTTACTTAGAGAGAAACTCGAGCAAGACTCGACACGGGTTCCTGTTGTTACATCGCCTGAATCAGAATCAGAGAAGCCTCAGCAACGATCATCTTCATCTTCAGCTTACAATATTGCTGCTTCAGCTGCTTCATACATTCACTCTTGCAAAGAGGTTGATTCTTCAGACTTGAGCAACCCATATAAATCAGCGGCTGCCGCTCAGGCGGCAGCGTCTACGATGACCTCGGTGGTTGCTGCGGGTGAGGATGAGAAGCTAGAAGCGGCAAGGGAGTTGCAGTCGCTACAATCTTCTCCTTGTGAGTGGTTTGTGTGTGACGATCTAAGCTCATACACTAGGTGCTTTGTGATTCAG GGTTCTGATTCTTTAGCTTCTTGGAAAGCAAACCTCTTCTTTGAGCCAACTAAATTTGAG GACACTGATGTTTTAGTCCATAGAGGAATCTACGAGGCAGCAAAAGGAATATACGAACAGTTCTTACCTGAAATAACCGAACATTTGTCTCTACACGGAGATAGAGCCAGGTTTCAGTTTACAGGTCATTCTCTTGGAGGCAGTCTCTCGTTAATTGTGAATCTGATGCTGCTCAGTAGAGGACTCGTTAGTTCTGAAGCAATGAAACCTGTGGTCACGTTTGGTTCGCCGTTTGTGTTTTGTGGTGGTGAGAAGATTCTAGAGGAGCTTGGTCTTGACGAGAGTCATGTTCACTGTGTGATGATGCATAGAGATATCGTCCCACGAGCCTTCTCCTGTAATTACCCTGACCATGTGGCTCTCGTCCTCAAACGTTTGAACGGGACGTTCCGTACACACCCTTGTCTCAACAAAAAT AAACTGCTGTATTCACCAATGGGGAAAGTATTTATCTTACAACCAAGTGAGAGCGTCTCACCAACGCACCCTTGGCTACCGCCGGGAAACGCTCTCTACGTTTTAGACAAGAACAACGAAGATTACTCTCCTACGGCGTTGCGTGGGTTTCTAAACCGCCCACACCCACTTGAAACGCTGAGCCAACGCGCCGCTTATGGCTCAGAAGGTTCGGTGTTGAGAGACCACGACTCTAAAAACTACGTCAAAGCCGTGAACGGAGTTATCCGGCAGCACACGAAGCTCATTGTTAGAAAAGTGAGGAGACAGAGGAGGAGTACTGTTTGGCCTGTGCTAACGTCAGCAGAACCGAACTCTTCAGTCAATGACTGGAGTCTGACGGCGACTGAGGAGATCATGACACGTGCCTAG
- the LOC106342931 gene encoding chlorophyll a-b binding protein, chloroplastic-like has translation MASLCASSAIAAISSPSFLGGKKLRLNKKLSVPAVSKSAASVRAVAADPERPIWFPGSTPPEWLDGSLPGDFGFDPLGLSSDPDSLKWNVQAEIVHCRWAMLGAAGIFIPEFLTKIGILNTPSWYTAGEQEYFTDKTTLFVVELILIGWAEGRRWADIIKPGSVNTDPIFPNNKLTGTDVGYPGGLWFDPLGWGSGSPDKIKELRTKEIKNGRLAMLAVMGAWFQHIYTGTGPIDNLSAHLADPGHATIFAAFTPK, from the exons ATGGCTTCTCTTTGTGCTTCCTCTGCCATCGCCGCCATTTCTTCTCCTAG TTTCTTGGGTGGCAAGAAACTAAGGCTGAACAAGAAGCTGAGTGTTCCAGCTGTTTCCAAATCAGCTGCGTCTGTGCGGGCCGTTGCAGCGGATCCCGAGAGACCAATCTGGTTCCCTGGAAGCACTCCTCCAGAGTGGCTCGACGGTAGCCTCCCTGGTGACTTCGGATTTGATCCTCTTGGTCTTT CATCTGACCCCGATAGTCTAAAATGGAACGTACAAGCAGAGATAGTTCACTGCCGGTGGGCAATGCTAGGCGCCGCCGGGATTTTTATCCCGGAGTTTCTAACCAAGATCGGGATCCTCAACACTCCGTCGTGGTACACCGCCGGAGAGCAAGAGTATTTCACGGACAAAACCACACTCTTTGTCGTTGAGCTCATCTTAATAGGATGGGCCGAGGGACGTAGATGGGCCGATATCATTAAGCCCGGTAGCGTCAACACTGACCCAATCTTCCCAAACAACAAACTGACGGGCACAGACGTTGGATACCCGGGTGGGTTATGGTTCGACCCGTTGGGTTGGGGATCCGGTAGCCCCGATAAGATCAAGGAGCTGAGGACTAAAGAGATCAAGAACGGAAGGTTGGCTATGTTGGCAGTGATGGGTGCTTGGTTCCAACATATCTACACTGGGACTGGTCCTATTGATAACCTTTCTGCACATCTTGCTGATCCTGGCCATGCTACTATCTTCGCT